The following proteins come from a genomic window of Rutidosis leptorrhynchoides isolate AG116_Rl617_1_P2 chromosome 10, CSIRO_AGI_Rlap_v1, whole genome shotgun sequence:
- the LOC139872970 gene encoding dual specificity protein phosphatase 1-like, whose protein sequence is MDQSDDLHKERMAALLKVVYARTYCLKDDIVPAKIEEGLYLGSVGAAKNKSILKSLNVTHVLTVASSLPPAHPIDFTYKIVDVTDKRDVNIAQFFDECFSFIDEARRTGGVLVHCFLGKSRSVTIVVAYLMKKHGLSLSETLKFVKSKRDVAAPNSGFMLQLQNYEKSLQVGLQCRSLIQESY, encoded by the exons ATGGATCAATCTGATGACTTGCATAAAGAGCGAATGGCTGCACTTTTGAAAGTTGTTTATGCAAGAACGTACTGTCTTAAAGATGATATTGTTCCTGCTAAAATCGAAGAG GGTCTGTATTTGGGTTCTGTTGGAGCTGCCAAGAACAAGTCAATTTTGAAGAGTTTAAATGTAACTCATGTATTAACCGTTGCATCTTCACTACCACCTGCACATCCAATTGATTTTACTTACAAAATTGTTGATG TAACGGACAAAAGAGATGTAAATATTGCCCAGTTTTTCGATGAGTGCTTCAGTTTCATTGATGAAGCTAGAAGAACGGGCGGTGTTTTGGTCCATTGCTTTTTGGGAAAATCCAGAAG CGTTACCATTGTTGTGGCCTATTTGATGAAGAAGCATGGCCTGAGCTTGTCTGAAACTCTTAAGTTTGTGAAAAGTAAACGAGATGTGGCTGCTCCTAATTCTGGCTTCATGTTGCAGCTGCAGAACTATGAAAAATCTCTTCAAG TTGGTCTGCAATGCAGGAGTTTGATCCAGGAATCGTACTAG
- the LOC139872546 gene encoding isoleucine--tRNA ligase, cytoplasmic-like, translated as MDDVCEGKDFSFPKQEEQILKWWTDVKAFETQLEKTKDLPEYIFYDGPPFATGLPHYGHILAGSIKDIVTRYQTMTGHHVTRRFGWDCHGLPVEHEIDIKLGIKSREDVIKMGIDKYNEECRSIVTRYVGEWEKVITRTGRWIDFRNDYKTMDLNFMESVWYVFYQLFEKKLVYRGFKVMPYSTGCKTPLSNFEANSNYKDVPDPEIMVTFPIIDDQDGAAFVAWTTTPWTLPSNLALCVNSNLVYVKVKSKSNGKVYVVAESRLSELPVDKPKKGTPNGALDDKSKTKGSSGGKAKSSVVSYDVLDKFPGSSLVGKKYVPLFDYFKDHTETAFRVVADDYVTSDSGTGIVHCAPAFGEDDYRVCIKNNIITQGENLVMPVDDDGCFTERITDFSGRYVKEADKDIIQAVKEKERLVKTGSFTHSYPFCWRSDTPLIYRAVPSWFVAVEKLKDRLLENIKETTWVPTFVKEKRFQNWLENARDWAISRSRFWGTPLPIWISKDGVDIVVIRSVEELERLSGMKVTDLHRHKIDHITLPSPRGPEFGVLHRVEDVFDCWFESGSMPYAYIHYPFENKEFFDKNFPGDFVAEGLDQTRGWFYTLMVLSTALFDKPAFKNLICNGLVLAEDGKKMSKRLKNYPSPMDVIDNYGADALRLYIINSPVVRAEPLRFKKDGVNSVVKDVFLPWYNAYRFLVQNAKRLEVEGLATFIPFDRLRTLNSANVLDQWINSATQSLVRFVRKEMDAYRLYTVVPYLVKFIDNLTNIYVRFNRKRLKGRTGEEDCRTALSTLYHVLLTTCKAMAPFTPFFTEVLYKNLRKVSNGSEESIHFCSFPQVEGEGGDRIEESVNRMMKIIDHARIIRERHNKPLKSPLKELIIVNPDVEFLDDIASKLKEYVLEELNVKSLVTCNDPLMYATLHAEANFSVLGKRLGKSMKVVADSVKAMSQEDILSFEKAGEITIAGHCLKLTHAELNLSVDLDTRLGKSMKVVTDSVKAMSQEDILSFEKAEEITIAGHCLKFTDDIKKLTDIKIVRNFKRPDGVTEEQMDASGDGDVLVIIDLRPDESLVEAGFAREVVNRIQKLRKKSALEPTDPVEVYFESLDEDTSVSAGILKSQETYIKEALGSPLLDFSMIPTHAVIIAEETFKNISNFDFKITLTTHALRFNENAILELYSGNTKYAQGLQVYLLSRDHSNLRSEFQLGNGKIKLSCIENQPVVDVVLGEHVFLTVGDYYLASNKAL; from the exons ATGGATGATGTATGCGAAGGGAAAGATTTCTCATTCCCGAAACAAGAAGAGCAGATCTTAAAATGGTGGACTGATGTCAAAGCATTTGAAACTCAGCTTGAAAAAACCAAAGACCTACCGGAATACATCTTCTACGATGGGCCGCCGTTTGCTACTGGTCTCCCTCACTATGGACACATTTTAGCTGGATCAATTAAGGACATTGTCACACGGTACCAGACCATGACGGGGCACCATGTCACTCGACGGTTCGGTTGGGACTGCCATGGGTTGCCGGTAGAGCATGAGATTGATATTAAGCTTGGGATTAAGAGCAGAGAGGATGTGATTAAGATGGGAATTGATAAGTATAATGAAGAATGTAGAAGCATTGTTACTAGGTATGTTGGGGAGTGGGAAAAGGTGATTACAAGGACTGGGAGATGGATCGATTTTAGGAATGATTATAAGACAATGGATTTGAATTTTATGGAGAGTGTTTGGTATGTGTTTTATCAGTTATTTGAGAAGAAGCTCGTTTATAGAGGGTTTAAG GTGATGCCATACAGTACTGGCTGCAAGACACCACTGTCCAATTTTGAAGCTAATTCAAACTATAAG GACGTACCTGATCCTGAAATAATGGTGACGTTTCCAATCATTGATGATCAAGATGGTGCAGCATTTGTTGCATGGACAACAACACCATGGACCCTCCCCAGTAATCTTGCACTTTGTGTCAACTCCAATCTTGTATATGTGAAG GTGAAGAGCAAGTCCAACGGGAAAGTTTATGTTGTTGCTGAATCTCGACTATCAGAGCTTCCGGTAGATAAGCCAAAAAAAGGAACTCCTAATGGAGCTTTGGATGACAAGTCAAAAACTAAGGGATCTAGTGGTGGAAAAGCTAAAAGTTCTGTGGTTTCTTATGATGTGTTGGATAAATTTCCAGGATCGTCCCTCGTTGGTAAAAA GTATGTGCCATTATTTGATTACTTCAAGGATCACACAGAAACAGCATTCAGAGTTGTTGCAGATGATTATGTAACTTCTGATAGCGGAACTGGAATTGTGCACTGTGCTCCAGCTTTTGGTGAAGACGATTATCGTGTTTGTATCAAAAATAATATAATTACTCAG GGTGAAAATCTAGTTATGCCAGTTGATGACGATGGCTGCTTTACAGAGAGGATCACCGATTTCAGTGGGCGTTATGTTAAAGAGGCAGATAAAGATATCATTCAAGCAGTGAAG GAGAAAGAAAGGCTTGTGAAAACCGGAAGCTTTACACATTCATATCCCTTTTGTTGGAGATCTGATACACCACTCATCTACAGAGCTGTTCCTAGCTG GTTTGTTGCTGTAGAGAAGTTGAAAGATAGATTGCTAGAGAACATTAAGGAAACGACATGGGTTCCAACGTTTGTGAAG GAAAAGCGGTTTCAGAATTGGTTGGAAAATGCAAGAGACTGGGCTATTAGTCGAAGTCGGTTTTGGGGGACCCCACTTCCCATTTGGATTAGTAAGGATGGTGTGGATATTGTAGTTATTCGTTCCGTTGAAGAACTTGAAAGGCTTTCGGGAATGAAG GTCACTGACTTACATCGCCACAAAATTGATCACATTACACTTCCCAGCCCACGTGGTCCAGAATTTGGTGTGCTTCACCGTGTAGAGGAT GTATTTGACTGCTGGTTTGAGAGTGGGTCCATGCCTTATGCATATATCCATTACCCATTTGAAAATAAAGAATTTTTTGACAAGAACTTTCCTGGAGATTTTGTAGCCGAGGGGTTAGATCAAACTCGTGGATG GTTCTACACTCTCATGGTCCTGTCGACGGCATTATTTGATAAACCAGCATTCAAGAATCTCATTTGCAATGGCCTTGTGTTGGCTGAGGATGGTAAAAAGATGAGTAAAAGATTGAAAAACTATCCTTCACCTATGGATGTTATTGATAATTATGGTGCC GATGCACTAcgattgtacattattaattcccCAGTTGTGCGCGCGGAACCTTTACGATTTAAAAAGGACGGAGTCAATAGTGTT GTCAAAGATGTTTTTTTGCCATGGTACAATGCCTACAGATTTCTTGTTCAAAATGCAAAAAGACTTGAGGTGGAGGGTCTTGCAACATTTATTCCTTTTGATCGGCTCAGGACTCTTAACTCAGCTAATGTGCTTGATCAGTGGATCAACTCAGCCACTCAGAGTCTGGTCCGTTTTGTTCGAAAGGAAATGGATGCTTATCGTCTGTATACA GTGGTTCCGTATCTCGTGAAATTTATTGACAATTTAACGAATATATATGTACGGTTCAACCGGAAAAGACTAAAAGGCCGCACTGGCGAAGAAGACTGCAGAACTGCACTTTCAACTCTCTACCAT GTGCTTTTAACTACTTGCAAGGCAATGGCTCCATTCACGCCATTTTTCACTGAGGTTCTTTATAAGAACTTGAGGAAAGTATCCAATGGATCGGAGGAAAGCATTCACTTTTGTAGTTTCCCTCAAGTTGAAGGAGAG GGGGGAGATCGTATTGAGGAAAGTGTGAATAGAATGATGAAAATTATTGATCATGCCCGTATTATTCGTGAGCGACACAACAAACCTCTTAAATCTCCACTCAAAGAGTTGATTATTGTAAATCCAGATGTTGAATTTCTTGATGATATTGCTAGTAAACTGAAAGAG TATGTATTAGAGGAGCTCAATGTTAAATCTCTCGTGACATGCAATGATCCTTTGATGTATGCTACTTTACATGCTGAAGCTAATTTCag TGTGTTGGGTAAAAGACTGGGTAAGTCAATGAAAGTTGTTGCCGACTCAGTGAAGGCCATGTCACAAGAGGATATTTTATCTTTTGAAAAAGCCGGGGAAATTACTATTGCTGGCCACTGCTTGAAGCTCACACATGCTGAACTTAATTTAAG TGTGGATTTGGATACAAGACTGGGTAAATCAATGAAAGTAGTTACTGACTCGGTGAAGGCTATGTCACAAGAGGATATTTTATCTTTTGAAAAAGCCGAGGAAATTACTATTGCTGGCCACTGCTTGAAGTTCACTGATGACATCAAAAAGCTTACTGACATCAAG ATTGTGCGTAACTTTAAGCGCCCGGATGGAGTGACAGAGGAGCAGATGGATGCGTCTGGTGATG GTGATGTTTTGGTCATAATTGACTTGCGCCCTGATGAGTCTTTAGTCGAAGCGGGTTTTGCTCGGGAG GTTGTTAACCGAATCCAAAAGTTAAGGAAAAAGTCTGCACTTGAACCCACCGATCCAGTGGAGGTCTACTTTGAGTCATTAGATGAAGATACATCAGTGTCTGCCGGAATATTAAAATCCCAG GAAACATACATCAAAGAGGCGTTAGGCTCTCCGTTACTCGACTTTAGCATGATTCCAACACATGCT GTAATCATTGCAGAGGAGACTTTTAAGAACATTTCAAATTTTGACTTTAAAATCACTTTGACAACACATGCTTTAAGATTTAACGAGAACGCAATTCTTGAATTATATTCAG GGAATACAAAATATGCACAAGGATTGCAGGTATATTTGTTGTCCAGGGACCACAGCAATCTGAGATCCGAATTTCAACTAGGAAATGGGAAG ATTAAACTGAGTTGCATTGAAAATCAGCCTGTTGTTGATGTGGTCTTGGGTGAGCATGTGTTTTTGACGGTTGGGGACTACTACTTAGCTAGCAACAAAGCTTTGTGA